From Paraflavitalea devenefica, the proteins below share one genomic window:
- a CDS encoding sigma-54-dependent transcriptional regulator, whose amino-acid sequence MPKILVIDDDRDICFLMNKFLTKHGYETHESYTAKKALELLEQVTDFDLVLCDYRLEGVDGKTMLLKIKEKYPSLPVIIITGYNDLKTAVDVMKMGAYDYVTKPLFPEEILNTIQAALNTTATPPPVAPAVRSSGNGVSAVDNHNDKKKSFTANGDYIFGTSAVFQQIMDQIILVGPTDYSVIIYGESGSGKEAIAQEIHKRSKRSNYPFIAIDCGALSKELAGSELFGHEKGAFTGAINQKAGSFELANGGTIFLDEIANLSYEIQVSLLRVIQERKMRRVGGTKDIPLDVRILIASNEKLWDSAQKGKFREDLFHRFNEFTIEVPPLRQRREDIMVFARHFLHKANESLHKRIRGFSPEVEEIFKNYVWHGNLRELKNVVKRAALLTDGDYVEDRSLPFEISNYHKLLFEHNNEMVAEPVTTALPVRETMATAPAARRPFSENSLKEASIDLEYEMILKALKETNFNKSKAARLLNIDRKTLYNKIKLYQELNNR is encoded by the coding sequence ATGCCTAAAATATTAGTGATTGATGACGATCGCGATATCTGCTTCCTGATGAATAAGTTTCTTACCAAGCATGGTTATGAGACCCATGAATCTTACACGGCAAAGAAAGCGCTGGAACTGCTGGAGCAAGTAACCGACTTCGACCTGGTATTGTGCGATTACAGGCTGGAAGGGGTGGATGGCAAAACCATGCTACTGAAAATTAAGGAGAAGTATCCTTCCCTGCCGGTGATCATCATTACGGGCTATAACGACCTGAAGACGGCTGTGGACGTTATGAAGATGGGCGCTTATGACTATGTCACCAAACCTTTGTTCCCGGAAGAGATATTGAATACGATACAGGCCGCGCTGAATACCACTGCCACACCGCCGCCTGTCGCCCCCGCTGTACGTAGCTCCGGCAACGGTGTTTCTGCAGTGGATAACCACAATGACAAAAAGAAATCCTTTACGGCCAACGGCGATTACATCTTTGGCACCAGCGCTGTATTCCAGCAGATCATGGACCAGATCATCCTGGTGGGGCCAACGGATTACAGTGTGATCATTTATGGGGAAAGCGGCAGCGGCAAGGAAGCCATTGCCCAGGAGATCCACAAACGCAGCAAGCGCAGTAATTACCCTTTTATCGCTATTGACTGCGGGGCACTTTCCAAAGAACTGGCCGGCAGCGAATTGTTTGGCCATGAAAAGGGGGCATTCACCGGCGCCATCAACCAGAAGGCCGGCAGTTTTGAACTGGCCAATGGCGGCACCATCTTCCTCGATGAAATTGCCAACCTCTCTTACGAGATACAGGTGTCCTTACTGCGGGTGATCCAGGAAAGAAAAATGCGCAGGGTAGGCGGCACCAAAGACATTCCCCTCGACGTACGGATCCTGATTGCCAGTAATGAAAAGCTGTGGGATTCTGCCCAGAAGGGAAAATTCCGGGAAGACCTTTTCCATCGCTTCAATGAGTTTACCATTGAAGTGCCGCCCTTACGGCAGCGCCGGGAAGACATTATGGTATTTGCCCGTCACTTCCTGCATAAAGCCAATGAAAGCCTGCATAAAAGGATCAGGGGTTTTTCGCCCGAAGTGGAAGAGATCTTTAAGAACTATGTATGGCATGGTAACCTGCGCGAGCTCAAGAATGTGGTAAAAAGGGCGGCCCTGCTTACCGATGGTGATTATGTGGAAGACCGCAGTCTGCCATTTGAGATCAGCAATTACCATAAGCTGTTATTTGAGCACAATAATGAAATGGTAGCAGAACCTGTTACCACTGCCCTGCCTGTGCGGGAAACCATGGCTACCGCTCCTGCTGCCAGGAGGCCATTCAGTGAAAACAGCCTCAAGGAGGCTTCTATTGACCTTGAATACGAAATGATCCTGAAAGCACTTAAGGAAACGAATTTCAATAAGAGTAAAGCGGCCCGGTTGCTGAATATAGACCGGAAAACATTGTATAATAAAATTAAGTTGTATCAGGAGTTGAATAACCGCTAA
- a CDS encoding sensor histidine kinase has protein sequence MKFRFQYIYALFILSFGILTALSVLFYKRLMDAAQVSNEVEHNYETMFLLSEVDSYLKDAINSEQGFMLTRDSSYLSPALDQITRIPGIIERLRKSPLTSNDQRVNLIRLQTLVADRLRLLKTNISKAALKIDEDNLPHRLLEAKVVMTDYRQLYDKLQETEERTKTARDSLKESGQRNTPNFLYATFVFAAACLIISFFFIIRELRKRLEFQLQLQQQVGSLNRANAELEQLTNIASHHLQEPLRKIQTFSNQVTTRYKQLPEEVNMLLGKMDTAARHMHGLTRDMVKYSSLINTQETLMQVDLNYVLLKVAENMDEKLTLKQGKLIITNTLPVIKGIPSQLAILFEQLIDNSIKFSRKEVAPVITITHEAITGNKISNKILSVFGGTMYYKISIADNGMGFDNKYVDKMFYLFQKLEAQPGFYQSKGIGLPMVQRIMINHGGNVVAMGTAGEGAVFQLYFPVPD, from the coding sequence ATGAAATTCAGGTTTCAATATATCTATGCGCTTTTTATTCTGTCCTTCGGTATACTCACCGCATTATCAGTGCTTTTTTACAAACGCTTAATGGATGCTGCCCAGGTATCGAATGAAGTAGAACACAATTATGAAACCATGTTCCTGCTGAGTGAAGTGGATTCCTATTTAAAGGACGCTATTAACAGTGAACAGGGGTTTATGCTTACCCGCGACAGCTCGTACCTGTCCCCTGCCCTTGATCAAATAACCAGGATCCCCGGCATTATAGAGCGTCTCCGGAAGTCGCCTCTTACCAGCAACGATCAGCGGGTAAACCTCATCAGGCTGCAGACCCTGGTGGCCGACCGGTTGAGGTTACTGAAGACGAATATTTCCAAAGCCGCGCTGAAGATAGATGAAGACAATTTACCGCACCGGCTGCTGGAAGCCAAAGTAGTGATGACCGACTACCGGCAGTTGTATGATAAATTGCAGGAAACAGAGGAACGCACCAAGACAGCGCGTGATTCGCTGAAGGAAAGCGGCCAGCGTAATACCCCCAATTTCCTGTATGCCACCTTTGTTTTTGCCGCGGCCTGCCTCATCATTTCCTTTTTCTTCATTATCCGTGAGCTCAGGAAAAGGCTCGAATTCCAGCTACAACTACAACAACAGGTAGGTAGCCTTAACCGCGCCAATGCCGAACTGGAACAATTGACCAATATTGCCTCCCATCACCTGCAGGAACCACTGCGGAAGATCCAGACCTTCTCCAACCAGGTAACCACCCGTTATAAACAACTGCCGGAAGAAGTGAATATGCTGTTGGGCAAAATGGATACGGCCGCCCGGCACATGCATGGCCTTACCCGGGATATGGTCAAATATTCGAGCCTTATCAATACACAGGAAACACTCATGCAGGTAGACCTGAATTATGTATTGCTGAAAGTAGCGGAAAATATGGATGAGAAACTGACGCTCAAACAGGGTAAGCTGATCATCACCAATACCCTTCCCGTTATTAAAGGGATCCCCTCCCAACTGGCGATCTTATTTGAACAGTTGATCGATAACTCCATCAAGTTTTCCCGTAAGGAGGTGGCGCCTGTTATCACCATTACCCATGAAGCCATTACCGGCAATAAGATCAGCAATAAGATACTGTCTGTTTTCGGCGGCACGATGTATTACAAGATCAGCATTGCTGATAACGGCATGGGCTTCGACAATAAGTATGTAGACAAGATGTTCTACCTCTTCCAGAAGTTGGAAGCCCAGCCGGGCTTTTACCAAAGCAAAGGCATCGGTTTGCCCATGGTACAGCGTATCATGATCAACCACGGTGGCAATGTGGTAGCCATGGGCACTGCAGGAGAAGGCGCCGTGTTTCAATTGTATTTTCCCGTACCTGATTAA
- the rpoN gene encoding RNA polymerase factor sigma-54 — MIHQHLTQKQQVRILPQQIQLLNLFHLNTLELEHRIEQEIEENPLLEETKNDDSVAKDEKEAVQDFADWEEFGYDDIPDYKTEYANYFSGEDIPERPLVQTADFRQQLKEQCRLLLLEEQEFSRACYIIDSLNENGMLEQDLPGLAEDMSFKYGEWIEGPALEGLLKTIQSLDPPGVGARDIRECLLLQLERMNTARPDVAAALKLIRDHYTDLKNRQLEKVRESLRLDEDEFRIVLELVASLQLQPINTRLEEPVAKNYIIPDFIITVEGDNIEVSLARQRSASLHINHAWMETVKSQCAKKDKAAEQYMKSKLQAAEWFVSAIQQRESTMLKIMKTIVKWQYEFFKEGDHLLLRPMILKNIAQEIGVDISTVSRITSNKYAATPFGNILLKDLFSEGMPNVEGEVISNRIIQFALEEAIAAEDKKSPFTDHQLVVVLARKGYKIARRTVAKYRELLRIPTAQMRALWR; from the coding sequence ATGATCCATCAACACCTTACACAGAAACAGCAGGTGCGCATATTGCCTCAACAGATCCAACTGTTGAACCTATTCCACCTCAACACGCTGGAGCTGGAACATCGTATTGAGCAGGAGATTGAAGAAAATCCTTTGCTGGAGGAGACCAAAAACGATGACAGCGTGGCAAAAGATGAAAAAGAAGCTGTACAGGACTTTGCCGACTGGGAAGAATTTGGTTATGACGATATCCCGGATTACAAGACAGAGTATGCCAATTATTTTTCAGGAGAGGACATTCCGGAGCGCCCGCTGGTGCAAACGGCTGATTTCCGGCAGCAACTGAAGGAGCAGTGCCGCCTGCTCTTATTGGAGGAACAGGAGTTTTCACGCGCCTGTTACATCATTGATTCCCTGAATGAGAACGGTATGCTGGAGCAGGACCTGCCTGGCCTGGCAGAAGACATGTCGTTCAAATACGGCGAGTGGATAGAGGGACCCGCCCTGGAAGGCCTGTTAAAAACGATCCAGAGCCTGGACCCGCCGGGTGTAGGCGCCCGGGATATACGGGAATGCTTATTGTTACAACTGGAGCGGATGAATACGGCAAGGCCCGACGTGGCGGCCGCCCTTAAACTGATCCGGGACCATTATACCGATCTCAAGAACCGCCAACTGGAAAAAGTACGGGAAAGCCTGCGGCTGGATGAAGATGAGTTCAGGATCGTATTGGAACTGGTAGCCTCCCTGCAATTGCAGCCCATTAACACACGCCTGGAAGAGCCGGTAGCCAAGAACTATATTATTCCCGATTTCATTATTACGGTAGAAGGAGACAATATTGAGGTATCACTGGCCCGGCAACGTTCTGCCTCCCTGCACATCAACCATGCCTGGATGGAAACGGTAAAAAGCCAGTGCGCTAAAAAGGATAAAGCGGCGGAGCAATACATGAAGAGCAAGCTGCAGGCGGCAGAATGGTTTGTATCGGCCATACAACAACGGGAGAGTACTATGCTGAAGATCATGAAGACCATCGTAAAATGGCAGTATGAGTTTTTCAAGGAAGGCGATCACCTCTTATTACGGCCCATGATCTTAAAGAACATTGCCCAGGAAATAGGCGTTGATATTTCTACGGTATCACGCATTACCAGTAATAAGTACGCTGCAACGCCTTTTGGTAATATCCTGCTGAAAGACCTGTTTTCAGAAGGTATGCCCAATGTGGAAGGAGAAGTCATCAGTAACCGCATCATCCAGTTTGCGCTGGAAGAAGCGATTGCCGCGGAAGATAAAAAATCACCTTTCACCGACCACCAACTGGTGGTGGTACTGGCCAGGAAAGGCTATAAGATCGCCCGCAGAACAGTGGCCAAATACCGGGAACTATTAAGGATTCCAACCGCCCAGATGCGGGCCCTGTGGCGGTAA